In Natranaerovirga pectinivora, the sequence AACCTAAACTTTACTTAATCTGTCAACTCAACCCCATCCAATTTGGGGCTCATTTTTTTCTCGACTTATACCCCCGATATGTTTCTATGAATACATATCGAGGGTATAAGTCGATAGACAAAATTACTTTTCTATTTTAGAAGCTTATAAACCTAGAATTTGCAAGGTCTTCTGGACTTTACCTTTTAGACATCAACGCTACACTCTCTACATGTGTTTCGGCATTGAATTGATAATACTACGCAAAGATATTATTTATAATAACCTATATCTTTTTAAAGCCATAGTGTTGATTAAATAAAACAATATCACGAAGAAAATTTGCATACTTATATAAAATAATATATCCCCTATTCCTTTACCGTAGAGTAATACCTGCTTAATTGCACTACAGCCATAATATATTGGAGTAATATAAGCTAACTTACCAAGATTATAGGGAATTGTGTCAATGGGTATTAGTCCAGAAAGGAAAACCTGCGGTAATATTACTACGGGAACAAATTGTATGATTTGAAATTCATTATTAGCGAATATTGATGCAAAAGCACCTATGGAAACAGCTGCTATTGCTAATAATATCATGATGATTGAGGTCAATGCTACAGACCCATTAAATTCTATCTTTAATACGTATTTTACGAACAGGGTAATCATTACACTCTGAAGGGCTGCAAAAATTCCAAACCCTATAGTATATCCGCCAATAACCTCTCTTCGTTTAATTGAGGTAATCATCAGCCTCTCTAGCGTACCTGTAGTTCTTTCTCTTACAAAGGATATTCCTGCTATTAGGAAAACAAAGAAGAATGAAAGTATTCCTAAAAAAATGTAGCCCATGCTATTGAAGCTTGATAAGCCTACTTTTCCTACAATAAACCCCACCTCCATTGGTGCCTTAGATTCTAAGCCTCCTAATGCCTCAGTAGTTACATTAACTACAAGCTCAGTTTTAACGCTACTGGGCTCATACATGAGAATTTGAATCCCCTCCTTATCTATTGTAAGTATAGCGTCTGCATTACCTTTTTTTAAAAATTCTTCCTTATTGATGTTTTCACCTATCACAGCAATATTGGTATCCTTCCCACTTAGCGCCTCAATTATTGCTGCTGGCCCTTCTACTATAGCTATTTTAGGGGTATAGCTAGTATCCCCTAATAATAGATTTATTAAGGTCAATATCATAAGGGGAGCAAAGAGCATTAGAGCTAAGGAGCGTTTATCATTTTTTACTTGCTTTATAATCCTTTTGATAAGACTAAACATAATTAAACACCTCCATTAGCCGTAAAGAATAATTCTTCAATTGAGCCAGATTGTGTTCTTGCAGCTAAGTCCTTCACTGCTCCATAAGCAATTAAGATACCGTTATATATAATGGCTGCATGTTCACACTTCTCCACCTCATCCATTACATGTGTTGAAACTATAATAGTTTTCCCATTTTCCTTTAACCTGTTAAACTCCTGCCATATTGATTTCCTCAATACAGGATCAATCCCTACTGTTGGCTCATCTAATATCAAAATATCAGGATCATGTAGGAGGGCTATAGCTAAGGATAGTCTTTTTTTCATACCTCCAGAGTAGTTATCAACGATCTTAGCTGCATCGTCCTCTAAATTAACTAGCTTTAATATCTCTTTTATTGAATTATGGAGTCCCTCACCCTTAAGCCCCATGAGACCACCAAAAAATCTCAAATTATCAAGACCCGATATATCGTTATATAATGCTTCATTCTGAGGCATAAAGCCAATATCCTTAAGAATTTCTAAATTAGGCATTTTATTACCTCTTATGTAGATTTCACCTTCGTCTCCATTTATAGCACCAATTATCAACCTAATCAATGTAGTTTTTCCAGCGCCACTGGGTCCCAATAGACAAATAAGATCTCCTTTTTCAACCCTTAAATTTATATTATTCAAAATCTGCTTTTTCCCAAAGGCCTTAGATATATTACGTATCTCTATCATTTATTTCAGCCCTTTCAGCTTACTTATTAAACTTCATACATATTATTATATATGTTTAAATATTAATTAGAACTAACTCTTTTCACAAAACCTATACCTTAACGCAAAAATCCCCCAAACTTATTAGTCTGAGGGAATATAAAACACACTTTAATACTTACCTAAAATCCTTCAAAGCCTTTGATACCCAGTCTATTTCTTCTCTATCAACACAACCGTTTCAACATGTGTGTTGGTTATAAGGTGATACTAATACGCATATTATGGAGTTTTGCATATTATTGTCCCCCTTTACTTAATATATTTATAGATAATAAGCGGCTATAATTATTACTTTTAGCCACTTAACTTAATATAAAGTAGCAAGTAGAAAAAGGCTTTGCACCAGCAAATTTCATTTGCTAATGACAAACTATTTCATCCATATATTACAGCTGGATAGTTTAGAATACCATGTATAATCTCAAATAATGTATCCGCATTATCACAATTTCCAACATCAACTGAAATTACTCCCTTCTCAGTAACTATATATGCATAGTGGTGATTACTATCCTCATTATATTGTAAATAAGCATCCATAACTCCATTATTCACGTTTATCAACTCATCAATTTTAGTATAGCTTCGTTTGAAACCATCCAACAATCTTTTATTAAGAAACTCTTTGACCTCTGCCTCTGTCAAATGATAATCTTTAATTCTATATTGAACTTGCATATCTTCTTCTTGATAAATAAAAATCATTGACTCTGAAGTAACATATTCTGTATCATAGATTTTATGTTCAACAGAAACTTCAAATCCTTCTGGTACTTTAACAGTATAGAAAAAATTAGAATTATGGACCATCTTTGTATTTTCTTTAAAATTTGTTATACAAGGATAATCAACCCAAATTTTAGGTTTTGTTAAATTATATATTTCTTCTTCTGTTTCGTCTAACTCAGTCTCTAAAGCTGCTTTAATATCCATCGCACCTTCAATAGTAGACCAACTAAAAGTGCTACTTCCATTATCTCCACTATACACAGCGATTTTTCCATATAGGTTATTATATTCATATCCTATATAATAGCCATTTCCACTAAACATGTTAAAATTAGGTGTCTTTGCAGGTTTAAGTACTTTAACTATTCCTTTTTGCAATCCAATTCCCATACCGTAGGCTTGACCTGAAACAATATAATAATCCCTATCCTCAAGTAAAATCTCACCAGTAATTAAATAAGAAGTTATACCACCCGCATTTTTATTAATCATATAATTTACATTAGCATGTGCTTCTTCTATCTCACTTTCTAAGAGTGTTTTCTGTTCATTCAACTCTAAAACACGCTGATTAATTGAATTTTGGTCGATTTCATAAGGAATATCAACCCATATTCTATCTATGTATGGTATTTCTTCTGGGCTTCTATAATGAACTCCTCCATTGCTATCCACCATGACTGTTTGAGCATTATTGTCCCAACCTACTTTAGCACCTAAAGCTTCTAATACGGCCCTTATTGGCAAATAAGTCTTTGAATCAATAATAACAGCTGCAGTATCATTTAAGACAACATTTCCATTTACTGTAATATAATTTTTATCAACAGGAACTTCAATGTATGTTTTTCCTTTACTTACACTAGCTGTTTTTGTTTCTTGATTCCAATCTACTGTAGCACCTATTGCTTCCATTGAAATTCGTAAAGGTACTTGTGTTCGACCGTTTATATCAACAAATGGAATTCCTGTTTTACTTGTAAAGTTTACTTCAGCGCCATCAATATTCACTTTAACATTACCTGATGAAGCGCTTATGTTAGGCATGTACGAAATTAATAATACAGTTAAAATAGCAATCATCTTAAAAATTATTCTTCTCATTTTTTATTCTCCCCTTAATTTATGTGAAATGTATTTATTGAAGATTTTTTTCTTCTTATTACTCAATAACTATAGTTAGTTCTTTATTTTTTCTACCTCAGAAATATCTACCCAAGTATTTGTATACATTGTAATACCTGCAGCCATAGAAGCAACATTGATTTGATATTCATCATAAATTTCTTCTCCTAATACATCCGTTATTAATTGCCAATATACTTTAGCTTGTCCATTTGATACATCTGTTACCGTCCCATAAAAATAGCAAAAATACCCTCGCATCCTAACTACATCATTTATATTTAAAAGTTGTGTGTTTGTATCGTTATATAAATAATCGTTTATACTTATCCCTTTATATAAGTTGCCCTCTGCATCATAAATATCTCCATAGTAATAACTATATACATCTGCTAGACCTTGCGAACCAAATGGTACAATAATGTTTCCATCATTTGTTATGACAAATTCATATTGGCCTTCAATATCATTAATTATAATTGAGCCATCAATAAAATCTGCTATCGCAAGACCGCCCATTGCATACCCATTATTAACTGCTCCAATAATTACTTCAAGATCATAATTAAAATCTAAATCTAAGACAGCAATTTCAACTGCATCAAATAGTGCATACCCATTTTCATCATAAAGATTTAGTGGAAAGAACTCTTCAACATAACCAATGTTGGTTGCCCCATCAATAAAAGTAATCCAAAAAGTATATTGTTCAAAATAAACCTCTACTATGTCATCTACGCCATCCCCATTAAAATCATACGTAAACTGCTCAATATTTCCAAATTCATACCGCCTCAATTCTGTTTGTAATGAAATTGTTAAAATATTACTTTTAGGTACATCACCCTCAGGCAAATCTTCTTCATATTCATCTTCGTTTGATGCATCTGAATTACCCGAATGTACATCATCGATTTTTAATACTTTAGACTCCGTAATTACTTCTTTTTCATCTTTAACATTTTCTCTTAAAAATCGAAAGAATTCAACAGTTTCAAGGTTATTTGCGGGTATATCATTATATACTAACGTATAAAATTCGTATTCTCCTTCTCCAATACTTTTATATTGGAGAGTAGCAACTACGTCTACACCTTTAAAATTTAAAACTCCTGAAATTGTAACGTACTTCTTGCCATCTTTTGCAGGATCATAGAGCTCATAAGTAGGTGATGATAAACTACTATCAATTAATTTTCCTAATGTATACCCACTTTCTTCATCGACTAACGACTTAATTTCTTTTACTTCTTGAGAATTTATTGTATTTAATATTGCACTTTTAGCATCCTGTTGGTTTATTTGTGAACATGCCGAAAAAGCCATTAATACAAGTAAGAATAAAACAATTAATAATTTCTTCATAAAATCCTCCTATCTTATTTTAATTTTAAAATTAACTTTTCAAATTTAATTCATTAAAATTATACTAAGTTGTTGTACTTAATTTCTTTAGTAACCCTTTCTACTGTTATTAATATCCTTGTTTTACTTTTTTTGAACCTTCTCAAAATGATTGTTTTGCGAAGTGTTCCCAAAACATCGCTTTTGCGACGTCCACACAAACATCCCTTTTTCGAACAAGTAAAAAAATACCTTTATGATTGTAGAATCATTAAATCAATTTTTTCATTTTTTCTTATCTCTTAGCAAAATGTTATTTACTAATTCAATAGAAGCGCAACATTTTTTACAAATCTCATTATGTCGTTTAAAATCGTCTAATTCTGTTTTTCTATTATTAACTTGCACTTCCATTTTTTTTAACTCTGATACCATCTTAGTTTCTAGCTCTTTTCTAAAGGTATCAAATAGCCCCTCTATTTTTTTTGTACCAACTTCCTCCGAAATCTTACTTTGCTGTTTTTTATCATATATAGCAATTAATAAAACAATGACTGAAGAAATACTAGTAAATACTTCAACAATGATTTTTATAGTGTAAGGTAAAAATGTAGTGAAATAGATATAGCTACTCTTTTCATAAGAGTAGAAACTATCTAAAACCTCACTAAGATTAATAGTATAATTTTTTAAAACTTCATTTCCAACTAGAAAAACCACTGCTAATATCAACAAACTCATGGATATATCAACCCCTAGATCCACATCTTCATACGTTAGATTTCTTTTCTTATTAGCTCTGACACTAATTGGGATCCTTATTAATGTTGATATTGAAATACAGATTATGGCAATCCAATATGTACCTATTTTAATCTTATTTTCAAGTTCTTGATATGTCAAGTCTGAGTAGTCAAAATATAAGTGAA encodes:
- a CDS encoding ABC transporter permease: MFSLIKRIIKQVKNDKRSLALMLFAPLMILTLINLLLGDTSYTPKIAIVEGPAAIIEALSGKDTNIAVIGENINKEEFLKKGNADAILTIDKEGIQILMYEPSSVKTELVVNVTTEALGGLESKAPMEVGFIVGKVGLSSFNSMGYIFLGILSFFFVFLIAGISFVRERTTGTLERLMITSIKRREVIGGYTIGFGIFAALQSVMITLFVKYVLKIEFNGSVALTSIIMILLAIAAVSIGAFASIFANNEFQIIQFVPVVILPQVFLSGLIPIDTIPYNLGKLAYITPIYYGCSAIKQVLLYGKGIGDILFYISMQIFFVILFYLINTMALKRYRLL
- a CDS encoding ABC transporter ATP-binding protein, translating into MIEIRNISKAFGKKQILNNINLRVEKGDLICLLGPSGAGKTTLIRLIIGAINGDEGEIYIRGNKMPNLEILKDIGFMPQNEALYNDISGLDNLRFFGGLMGLKGEGLHNSIKEILKLVNLEDDAAKIVDNYSGGMKKRLSLAIALLHDPDILILDEPTVGIDPVLRKSIWQEFNRLKENGKTIIVSTHVMDEVEKCEHAAIIYNGILIAYGAVKDLAARTQSGSIEELFFTANGGV
- a CDS encoding copper amine oxidase N-terminal domain-containing protein, whose translation is MRRIIFKMIAILTVLLISYMPNISASSGNVKVNIDGAEVNFTSKTGIPFVDINGRTQVPLRISMEAIGATVDWNQETKTASVSKGKTYIEVPVDKNYITVNGNVVLNDTAAVIIDSKTYLPIRAVLEALGAKVGWDNNAQTVMVDSNGGVHYRSPEEIPYIDRIWVDIPYEIDQNSINQRVLELNEQKTLLESEIEEAHANVNYMINKNAGGITSYLITGEILLEDRDYYIVSGQAYGMGIGLQKGIVKVLKPAKTPNFNMFSGNGYYIGYEYNNLYGKIAVYSGDNGSSTFSWSTIEGAMDIKAALETELDETEEEIYNLTKPKIWVDYPCITNFKENTKMVHNSNFFYTVKVPEGFEVSVEHKIYDTEYVTSESMIFIYQEEDMQVQYRIKDYHLTEAEVKEFLNKRLLDGFKRSYTKIDELINVNNGVMDAYLQYNEDSNHHYAYIVTEKGVISVDVGNCDNADTLFEIIHGILNYPAVIYG